One window of the Hemitrygon akajei chromosome 5, sHemAka1.3, whole genome shotgun sequence genome contains the following:
- the LOC140728264 gene encoding secreted phosphoprotein 24-like isoform X3, translating into MKIFLLVVVAVQILYCSGVPSTKEALRASAIKLNEITEIPNLCGITRRGVTNTYHTGKLSYSVDLTFSVKETVCSKNSGQEFDDPGCSFLPKNIAGKGFCKSHVEFFADKVADVDVECDGLKTVDSESDSTESNEYSIEAQSKSKETSLEETSNEKDKSKETSLENSADVKSKSKETSVEESSNMKSKSMELSLEEPSNEQNEDSRAQH; encoded by the exons ATGAAAATTTTCCTACTTGTCGTCGTTGCTGTGCAGATCCTCTACTGCTCAG GAGTGCCAAGCACCAAGGAAGCTCTGAGAGCCTCAGCTATAAAGCTGAATGAAATCACCGAGATCCCCAACCTCTGTGGTATCACCAGGAGAGGCGTGACAAAT ACATACCATACGGGTAAACTGTCCTACAGCGTGGATTTAACGTTCTCTGTGAAAGAAACTGTCTGCTCCAAGAATTCTGGACAAGAATTTGATGATCCCGGTTGCTCTTTCCTCCCTAAAAACATTGCG GGGAAAGGGTTTTGCAAAAGCCATGTGGAATTTTTTGCTGATAAGGTAGCTGACGTTGATGTGGAGTGTGACGGTCTGAAGACAGTTGACAGTGAGAGTGACTCGACAGAATCGAATGAATACAGTATTGAG GCGCAAAGCAAATCAAAAGAAACATCACTTGAGGAAACCTCAAAT GAAAAAGACAAATCAAAAGAGACATCTCTTGAAAACTCAGCTGAT GTCAAGAGCAAGTCAAAAGAGACATCAGTCGAGGAGTCTTCTAAT ATGAAAAGCAAATCAATGGAATTATCACTGGAGGAACCTTCAAAT GAACAAAATGAGGACTCGAGAGCCCAGCACTGA
- the LOC140728264 gene encoding secreted phosphoprotein 24-like isoform X2, protein MKIFLLVVVAVQILYCSGVPSTKEALRASAIKLNEITEIPNLCGITRRGVTNTYHTGKLSYSVDLTFSVKETVCSKNSGQEFDDPGCSFLPKNIAGKGFCKSHVEFFADKVADVDVECDGLKTVDSESDSTESNEYSIEAQSKSKETSLEETSNAKSKSEETSLELLANEKDKSKETSLENSADVKSKSKETSVEESSNMKSKSMELSLEEPSNEQNEDSRAQH, encoded by the exons ATGAAAATTTTCCTACTTGTCGTCGTTGCTGTGCAGATCCTCTACTGCTCAG GAGTGCCAAGCACCAAGGAAGCTCTGAGAGCCTCAGCTATAAAGCTGAATGAAATCACCGAGATCCCCAACCTCTGTGGTATCACCAGGAGAGGCGTGACAAAT ACATACCATACGGGTAAACTGTCCTACAGCGTGGATTTAACGTTCTCTGTGAAAGAAACTGTCTGCTCCAAGAATTCTGGACAAGAATTTGATGATCCCGGTTGCTCTTTCCTCCCTAAAAACATTGCG GGGAAAGGGTTTTGCAAAAGCCATGTGGAATTTTTTGCTGATAAGGTAGCTGACGTTGATGTGGAGTGTGACGGTCTGAAGACAGTTGACAGTGAGAGTGACTCGACAGAATCGAATGAATACAGTATTGAG GCGCAAAGCAAATCAAAAGAAACATCACTTGAGGAAACCTCAAAT GCAAAAAGCAAATCAGAAGAAACTTCACTGGAATTATTAGCAAAT GAAAAAGACAAATCAAAAGAGACATCTCTTGAAAACTCAGCTGAT GTCAAGAGCAAGTCAAAAGAGACATCAGTCGAGGAGTCTTCTAAT ATGAAAAGCAAATCAATGGAATTATCACTGGAGGAACCTTCAAAT GAACAAAATGAGGACTCGAGAGCCCAGCACTGA